In Candidatus Planktophila versatilis, the genomic window ACCAGAGCTGACCGGGGAAAGTTGATGCGATTGATGTGAAGATAAGGATGGACATTCCATTACCAACACCACGATCAGTGATGAGCTCACCAAGCCACATGATTACTGATGTTCCTGCTGTCATCACAACAATCATGGTCAAGATACGTTGCCATGAAGTGTCAGGAATGATGGGAACATTACAACCGGAGATCAAGCGACCAGGTGTACGAGCAACAGCAACAAGACCTGTTGACTGCAAGATTGCAAGTCCGATGGTGAGGTAGCGGGTGTACTGAGTGAGCTTTGCAGTACCTGACTGTCCTTCCTTCTTCAGTGTTTCAAAGCGAGGAATAACAACGGTCAGCAACTGAATAATGATTGAGCTGGTGATGTAAGGCATGATGCCGAGTGCAAAGACTGAGAGCTGCAAGAGCGCTCCACCTGAGAAAAGATTGATAAGCCCGAATAGGCCACCAGTCTGTGCTTGGGCAAGACATCCCTTTACCGCTGTGTATGAAACACCTGGTGTTGGAACGACGGAACCAAAGCGGAAGAGGGCCATGATTGAGAGAGTGAAGAAGATTTTCTTACGAAGTTCAGGCGTCTTAAATGCCATTCCAAATGCTGAAAGCATCAATCTTCTCCCTCTAGCTCAATAATGTTTGTTTGTATTACAGAGTTGCTGTCGATCCACCAGCAGCTGAGATCTTCTCAATCGCTGATGCAGAAAATGCATGTGCCGTAATAGATACCTTAACTGCAATTTCGCCATTTCCAAGAACCTTTACAGGTAGTGAATCGCGAACTGCACCCTTTTCAATGAGATCTGCAACTGTTACAGCGCCACCCTTTGGAAAGAGTGCGTTGATTGTTGAGACATTCACTGCCTGGTACTCAATACGTGCCGGGTTCTTAAAGCCGCGAAGCTTTGGAAGACGCATGACGAGCGGAAGTTGACCACCTTCGAAACCAGGACGAACCGTGTTACGAGCATGTGTTCCCTTACCGCCACGACCAGCAGTCTTACCCTTTGATGCTTCTCCGCGACCCTTACGAGTCTTGTCTTTCTTAGCACCTGGAGCTGGACGAAGATGATGAAGTTTAAGTGTCATCTTTATTCGACCTCCTCTACCTTGATTAAGTGGCGAGCAGCTACTGCCATGCCACGAATTTCTGGACGATCTTCTTTGACGACAACGTCATTGATGCGCTTGAGTCCGAGTGAACGAACGGTGTTGCGAATCTCTGGCTTATTGCCGACTGTTGATTTGACTTGTGTGATCTTTAAACGTGGCATTAGACACCAACTGTCATCTGTGAGGCGCGAATAATTGCTGCAGGAGCAACATCTTCCAACGGACGACCGCGGCGTGCTGCAATTTGTGCAGGTGACTCAAGCATCTTCAGTGCTGCAACAGTGGCGTGAACCATGTTGATTGCATTTGAAGAACCGAGAGACTTTGTCAGTACATCGTGAACACCAGCGCACTCAAGTACGGCGCGAACAGGGCCTCCGGCGATTACTCCGGTACCTGGACTTGCTGGGCGAAGTAGAACTACACCCGCTGCTGTTTCACCCTGTACTGGGTGAGGAATTGTTCCTTGAACGCGTGGCACTACGAAGAATGACTTCTTAGCTTCTTCAACTGCCTTAGCGATAGCTTGTGGAACTTCCTTAGATTTTCCGTAGCCAACGCCAACGGTTCCGTTCTGATCTCCCACAACAACGAGTGCTGTGAATGAGAAGCGACGTCCGCCCTTCACAACCTTTGACACGCGGTTAATGAAAACCACGCGCTCGGTGTATGGAGACTTCTCCTTCTCGCGATCATCACGACGTTCGCGGCGTTCGCCGCGACCCTTATTTGAAGGTGCGCCTGTTGTGGACGCTGCATCGTTAGTTGGATTAACAGCCATTAGAACTCCAATCCATTCTCTCGTGCAGAATCTGCAACTGCAGCAATACGACCGTGGTACTTATTACCTGCGCGGTCAAAGACAACTGTCGAAATTCCGGCTTTCTTAGCGCGTTCAGCAATGAGTGCTCCTACTTGCTTCGACTTATCTGTCTTATCGCCAGATGACTTGCGAAGTTCGAGCTCCATTGTTGATGCGTAAGCAATTGTCTTTGCTTGGGTGTCATCAATAACCTGTACGAAGAGGTGACGTGATGAACGTGAAACGACTAGGCGTGGACGTGATGGTGTGCCTGAAATCTTCTTACGAAGACGGAAAGCACGACGAGCACGCGCATTCTGCGCTGAGCCCTTGCGGACCTTAACTCCGATTGCCATTACTTCTTACCTGCCTTTCCAGCCTTGCGACGAACTGCTTCGCCTTCAAGACGCAAGCCCTTACCCTTATATGGATCAGCCTTGCGAAGCTTTTTGATCTTCGCTGCTGTCTCTCCAACAAGCTGCTTATCAATTCCATTGATAATTAACCTTGTTGGTGATTCAACTTTGTAGGAGATGCCTTCTGGGGCTGGGAAAAGAATTGAGTGGCTGTAGCCGAGCTGGAATTCAAGATCCTTGCCCTTTTCAGCCACACGATAACCAACACCGACGATGTTGATTATGAGTGAGTAACCAGTTGTTACACCTTCGACCATATTCGCTACAAGTGAGCGAGATAGACCGTGGAGTGAACGTGTTACGCGCTCTTCATTTGGACGAGCAACGGTGATAACACCATCTGCTTGTGAAACTTGGATAGGTGCTGGAACTGCAATTGCGAGTGAACCCTTAGGTCCCTTCACTGCAACGCTCTGACCTGTGATTGAAACTTCTACACCGCTTGGAACGGTGATAGGCATACGACCAATACGTGACATGGGAGATTTACCATACGTAGGCGAGAACTTCTCCGCCTACACCCTTCTTATTGGCTTGCTTATCTGTAAGTAGTCCAGATGAAGTTGAAATGATTGCAACTCCGAGACCACCAAGAACTTTTGGAAGCGCAGTTGACTTTGCGTATACGCGAAGTCCTGGCTTGCTCACGCGGCGAAGACCGGCGATTGAACGCTCGCGGTTTGTGCCGAATTTAAGGTCAAGAGTGAGGTTTTTGCCTACTCCAGTTGCCATTGCTTCAACGCGGTATTCTGCAATGAAACCCTCTTGCTTGAGGATCTCTGCAATACGTACCTTGACCGATGATGACGGCATTGAAACCGTGTCATGGTAGGCAGAGTTCGCATTGCGCAGACGAGACAACATGTCTGCGATCGGATCTGTCATTGTCATACGTGGCCTGTGGCCTTTCTCGAATTAGTACCCAAGCGATCTGCTTGGACTTTTTTCGTTTGTACTATTACCAAGAAGCCTTGGTGATACCTGGAAGCTCGCCGCGGTGCGCCATTTCACGGAAACAGACGCGACAGATTCCAAACTTTTGATAAACAGCATGCGGACGGCCGCAACGCTGGCAACGTGTGTAACCGCGAACCTTGAACTTTGGCTTGCGAGCAGCTTTAACCTTGAGTGATGTTTTAGCCATTCTTATGCCTCCTTGAAAGGAAAGCCGAGCGCCTTAAGCAGTGCGCGACCTTCGTCATCGTTCTTAGCTGTTGTTACAACAGTGATATCCATACCGCGGGTGCGATCGATCTTGTCCTGTTCGATTTCTGGGAATACAACCTGCTCGGTAAGACCGAAGGTGTAGTTGCCCTTTCCATCGAACTGCTTTGGAGAAAGACCACGGAAGTCGCGGATACGTGGAAGAGAGATTGAGAGAAGACGGTCTGCGAATTCCCACATGCGATCTCCACGAAGAGTGACGTGTGCACCAATTGGCATGTTCTCGCGAAGCTTGAACTGGGCAATTGATTTACGTGACTTAGTAACCTGTGGCTTTTGGCCAGTGATGATTGCTAGATCGCGGATTGCACCTTCGATGAGCTTGGCATCGCGCGCAGCTTCACCAACACCCATGTTGACGACAATCTTTGTCAGCGTAGGAATCTGCATTGGATTCTTATATCCAAATTCACCCTTAAGAGTTGCTTGGATTTCGCTCTTATAGCGAGCCTTGAGACGAACATCTGTAGCAGTGCTCATTAGATGTCCTTTCCTGTGCGACGTGAGATGCGAACATTTGTGCCTTCTTCATCGACTCGAACGCCAAGACGTGTTGCCTTGCCATCTCCATCTACGACCATGACATTTGAAATATGAATTGATGCTTCTTGTGTGATGATTCCGCCTACTTTGACGCCACGGTCAGAAGTTGATTCCTTGGTGTGACGCTGAATGCGATTAACGCCTTCAACAGTGACGCGGCTTCCATCTACATGAAGAACCTTGCCGGTTACGCCCTTGTTCTTGCCAGCGATAACCAAAACTTCGTCATTCTTCTTAATCTTCGCCATGGTTAGAGCACCTCCGGAGCGAGTGAAATGATCTTCATGAACTTCTTGTCGCGAAGTTCGCGAGCAACTGGTCCGAAGATACGAGTTCCGCGTGGTTCGCCATCCGCTTTGAGGATAACTGCAGCGTTCTCGTCAAACTTGATGTAAGAACCGTCTGGACGACGACGTTCTTTTACTGTGCGAACGATGACAGCCTTAACGACTTCACCCTTCTTTACCTGTCCACCAGGGATTGCATCCTTGACTGAACATACGATGATGTCTCCGATACCGGCGTAACGGCGCTTGGTTCCGCCGAGCACACGAATACAGAGAAGCTCTTTAGCTCCTGTGTTATCCGCGACGCGTAGGCGCGATTCTTGTTGAATCATTTATTCCACCCGTTCCCTTACTTAGCCTTCTCGATGATTTGAACTAAACGCCAGCGCTTTGAGGCTGATATTGGTCGTGTCTCCATGATCAATACGCGATCGCCTGTGCCTGCTGAGTTTGTCTCATCATGTGCTTTGAGCTTGTGTGTGCGGCTCATAACCTTTGAGTACATACCGTGTGCAACACGGTTTGATACTGCAACGGTGATGGTCTTATCCATCTTGTCTGAGACAACGATGCCTTCACGAGTCTTGCGGGATCCGCGATCTTCTGTTGGATTTGTAGCCATTACGCAGCGCCTCCAATTCCTAGTTCGCGTTCACGAATAATTGTGTAGATACGAGCAATCTCTTTACGAACTGCACCGAGACGACCATGTGATTCAAGCTGACCTGTTGCTGCTTGGAAGCGAAGGTTAAAGAGTTCTTCTTTACCTTCACGAAGCTTTGCAGTTAACTCATCAGCTGACAGTTGACGAAGTTCTTCAGTAGTAATCGCCATGGTTATGCCTCCTCACGCTTTACAACGCGGCACTTCATTGGGAGCTTGTGAATCGCAAGGCGCATAGCTTCATTAGCTACCGCCTCTGTTACGCCTGAAATTTCAAACATAATGCGACCTGGCTTCACGTTTGCGATCCACCATTCTGGAGAACCCTTACCGGAACCCATACGAGTTTCAGCAGGCTTCTTTGTAAGTGGGCGATCTGGATAGATATTGATCCAAACCTTTCCACCACGCTTGATATAACGAGTCATCGCGATACGCGCTGCCTCAATCTGACGGTTAGTGACATAAGCAGGAGCAAGTGCCTGGATACCGAAGTCTCCAAATGCAACCTGTGTTCCACCCTTTGACGCACCTGAACGTGATGGGTGGTGCTGCTTACGGTGCTTAACCTTGCGAGGAATTAACATTATTGCGCTCCTCCTTCTGAAGTCTCTGTTGCTGGAGCTGCAGGAGTTGAATCTGCAGTTGCAACGTGTGAAGTTGTTACTTCAGCGCGTGGGGCACGTGGTGTGCGTGGTCCGCGACGTTCTGGCTTTGGTGCGCGTGCTTCCGCAAGTGCCTTTTCAGCACGCTCTGCACGTGAACCAATAACTTCACCTTTATAAATCCAGACCTTTACACCCAAGCGACCGAATGTTGTTGCAGCTTCGTAGAAGCCGTAATCAATATCAGCGCGAAGTGTGTGTAGTGGAACGCGACCTTCACGGTAGAACTCAGAACGTGACATTTCTGCACCACCGAGACGACCACCGCACTGAACACGAATGCCCTGAGCTCCTGCCTTCATCGCTGATTGCATTGACTTCTTCATTGCGCGACGGAAAGAAACACGTGCAGCAAGCTGCTCGGCAATTCCCTGTGCAACGAGTTGCGCATCAATTTCAGGGTTCTTTACTTCAAGAATATTGAGCTGAACTTGCTTGCCGGTGAGTTTTTCAAGCTTTAGACGTAGAAC contains:
- the rplP gene encoding 50S ribosomal protein L16, translating into MLIPRKVKHRKQHHPSRSGASKGGTQVAFGDFGIQALAPAYVTNRQIEAARIAMTRYIKRGGKVWINIYPDRPLTKKPAETRMGSGKGSPEWWIANVKPGRIMFEISGVTEAVANEAMRLAIHKLPMKCRVVKREEA
- the rplR gene encoding 50S ribosomal protein L18, whose amino-acid sequence is MAIGVKVRKGSAQNARARRAFRLRKKISGTPSRPRLVVSRSSRHLFVQVIDDTQAKTIAYASTMELELRKSSGDKTDKSKQVGALIAERAKKAGISTVVFDRAGNKYHGRIAAVADSARENGLEF
- the rpmC gene encoding 50S ribosomal protein L29, translating into MAITTEELRQLSADELTAKLREGKEELFNLRFQAATGQLESHGRLGAVRKEIARIYTIIRERELGIGGAA
- the rpsQ gene encoding 30S ribosomal protein S17, with the translated sequence MATNPTEDRGSRKTREGIVVSDKMDKTITVAVSNRVAHGMYSKVMSRTHKLKAHDETNSAGTGDRVLIMETRPISASKRWRLVQIIEKAK
- the rplF gene encoding 50S ribosomal protein L6, translated to MSRIGRMPITVPSGVEVSITGQSVAVKGPKGSLAIAVPAPIQVSQADGVITVARPNEERVTRSLHGLSRSLVANMVEGVTTGYSLIINIVGVGYRVAEKGKDLEFQLGYSHSILFPAPEGISYKVESPTRLIINGIDKQLVGETAAKIKKLRKADPYKGKGLRLEGEAVRRKAGKAGKK
- the rpsE gene encoding 30S ribosomal protein S5, whose translation is MAVNPTNDAASTTGAPSNKGRGERRERRDDREKEKSPYTERVVFINRVSKVVKGGRRFSFTALVVVGDQNGTVGVGYGKSKEVPQAIAKAVEEAKKSFFVVPRVQGTIPHPVQGETAAGVVLLRPASPGTGVIAGGPVRAVLECAGVHDVLTKSLGSSNAINMVHATVAALKMLESPAQIAARRGRPLEDVAPAAIIRASQMTVGV
- the rplO gene encoding 50S ribosomal protein L15, with product MTLKLHHLRPAPGAKKDKTRKGRGEASKGKTAGRGGKGTHARNTVRPGFEGGQLPLVMRLPKLRGFKNPARIEYQAVNVSTINALFPKGGAVTVADLIEKGAVRDSLPVKVLGNGEIAVKVSITAHAFSASAIEKISAAGGSTATL
- the rplN gene encoding 50S ribosomal protein L14 → MIQQESRLRVADNTGAKELLCIRVLGGTKRRYAGIGDIIVCSVKDAIPGGQVKKGEVVKAVIVRTVKERRRPDGSYIKFDENAAVILKADGEPRGTRIFGPVARELRDKKFMKIISLAPEVL
- the rplE gene encoding 50S ribosomal protein L5, whose protein sequence is MSTATDVRLKARYKSEIQATLKGEFGYKNPMQIPTLTKIVVNMGVGEAARDAKLIEGAIRDLAIITGQKPQVTKSRKSIAQFKLRENMPIGAHVTLRGDRMWEFADRLLSISLPRIRDFRGLSPKQFDGKGNYTFGLTEQVVFPEIEQDKIDRTRGMDITVVTTAKNDDEGRALLKALGFPFKEA
- the rplX gene encoding 50S ribosomal protein L24; protein product: MAKIKKNDEVLVIAGKNKGVTGKVLHVDGSRVTVEGVNRIQRHTKESTSDRGVKVGGIITQEASIHISNVMVVDGDGKATRLGVRVDEEGTNVRISRRTGKDI
- the rpsH gene encoding 30S ribosomal protein S8; its protein translation is MTMTDPIADMLSRLRNANSAYHDTVSMPSSSVKVRIAEILKQEGFIAEYRVEAMATGVGKNLTLDLKFGTNRERSIAGLRRVSKPGLRVYAKSTALPKVLGGLGVAIISTSSGLLTDKQANKKGVGGEVLAYVW
- the rpmD gene encoding 50S ribosomal protein L30, which codes for MPRLKITQVKSTVGNKPEIRNTVRSLGLKRINDVVVKEDRPEIRGMAVAARHLIKVEEVE
- the rpsC gene encoding 30S ribosomal protein S3, whose translation is MGQKVNPHGFRLGITTEFKSRWYADKLYKDYVKEDVEIRRLMQKGMERAGVSRIEIERTRDRVRIDLHTARPGIVIGRRGQEADVLRLKLEKLTGKQVQLNILEVKNPEIDAQLVAQGIAEQLAARVSFRRAMKKSMQSAMKAGAQGIRVQCGGRLGGAEMSRSEFYREGRVPLHTLRADIDYGFYEAATTFGRLGVKVWIYKGEVIGSRAERAEKALAEARAPKPERRGPRTPRAPRAEVTTSHVATADSTPAAPATETSEGGAQ
- a CDS encoding type Z 30S ribosomal protein S14 encodes the protein MAKTSLKVKAARKPKFKVRGYTRCQRCGRPHAVYQKFGICRVCFREMAHRGELPGITKASW